The genomic stretch tgcaactctcgattgcaccctgatttggtattctgactgtttgctgaattttataagggttcacatactcccggaaaaggtagcttgctaggtattccactttatttgtgggatacccttggggagattcatcctaattacctaattgattataatgtggagattcatcctaattacctaattgattatgatatggagattcatcctaattgcctaattgattataaaatattgcctttgaatatgtgatcttggccctctctttgttgccttacggtattacggtattacggtcatgtcccgcgaatgtggggatacacttagcaaagacccttcgattaaatcatcatgtccctataagataaatcatagtccctcgaatgcTGCCGGCGAaaatatgattttgtccctcgatgacccatcgttgtagcctacggttaaatgatgatcgtcccttcgaatgctaaggtatccttacaaatgttgccttcaatggccaatcgatgaccctacgatgtcccttacatccaaaggacaagactacttacttctcaatagtaaggacagttttaccctcataaggataggaaatcCCCATAAAGACctgggtaggtataactcttaattgctgactcacaacttaaaatatttttcacaccccacaaATTTGCAAAAtatctattagaaaatcaccacttggcatacattcgtactaggatcattgccaagttatatttttctaaacagctttcaaaattaaacgagataaatactttgtatacattcgtacgagaatcattacaaagttaaactctctcttcaaaacattttctaagcagttcacaaacactttttttttcagacaagaaaaataacataagtgatcaagcaattaagagcccatggataaccatggatacaaagggtgctaacaccttccctttgtataatgtacctcccgaacccaaaatctaattaaggtatttcctgttcttttccgcctttccttattggataaaagaaaagtcggtggcgactcttgctaatcgcgacatttgctttccaaagcaaaaacacaaaagtccagttcaccgtatgacaataaCTATACGTTGGGGAAATAGGGTGTTACAAGCGTCACCCTCAACATTGACGCTCTGTTCATTATATTTGTTCATAAAAAAGCATCTCGTAATGAATTGGGTTTTTGGTATAGGTGGTTTACTAATGCGAGCTTCTTTAAAAACACCTTTTTGAGATTTTGGAGTTGGAGAATCCGAAAAAAGtttgtcaacatgttcaaaatagGAAGAATACCACATCGTTGAATTATCAATTGGTGTTGGTTTGACCTTCTTAGGAACACCTTTTGTTTTTACCGGTTGGTACAGTGGCTTCAAATCAGTGATTGGATAAGAAATCTTCCTTAATTGCTCTTTGATAAGGAGTTTCATTTTGTCATCGGTTTTTAAAAATCTCTCTTGCATCACTTTCCATTCGATCAAGATAGAGATATTCGATTTATCGTCCTTCAtcacaccatcatcatcaaacctGGGCCTTTTTCCATTGAGTGCAAACCTCATCCATTCATATCAGGCTATCAAGTTTCCTCTTCTTTGAAATTAGAAAAGCACATGGGAGCCCATACGTTTTCCTAAGTGTGCAACCACACTATGAGCTATCAGAACCTACATTTTCAGCTCGTTTGGcttaatgaaaaataaaattcaattctgCTCGAGATATGTTGCCGACCAACTGAGAATATAGATTGTCTTCGAACTTGTGTTCCAACACTATGATGTTGCGACCAAATGATGTTTATATCTCATTATATTGATTTTGGATCATTTGATTTACAGAGTCTCAATATCTACACAAATCACTCTTACTATTTCCCAACTAATTCTTCAGTGTGGCATGGGTAAACTCAAATCGGTTAGTTGTTGTATTTCTAAGGTGTCTAACCTTATTGGTCTAAGCACAAACAGTTTTTTCCTTTACTTGTTCCAGTAGTGGAATTATGTACTTGTTGGTCCTATGCATTGAATCAATGATGAGGATAGTAGAAAACGTGTTGAACAACCTTATGGAATCAGAATCATTCCAAAATATATCTGGATTGGTTACTCCATCCTCACACGTCCAGTACCTCAATACATAATTATTATCATCCAGAAATTTCAACAATTGTTGCATTTCAATTTTATCCCCCATCAACACCTTGTTATTAATGATCCAAATATTGTACACTTGTTTGATATTTGAgatattttttgatattttacGTTTCAAAGTCGCAAGTATGTTTTTCGATTGCATCATATTCAATGTCATGTCTGAAATGATTTTCTTCTCTTCCGGCATGAGGCAACATGCAATTGAATGACCGACTAACTTTTCACACATGTCATGGTTATGTAAATCACATATCAGATTAAATATCTATTTTTTTATTTGACAAAAGATAACCACGCAACTTAAAGGGACACTCACATTTTCTTGAACCGATGTCATCCCGTTTGAATTTCCGGAGAGGAGTTCTTTACTTCCCACTTCTTTCGCATCTCATTATCACAAATACAACTCTTTTATCTGAACCATTATTGGACCGTCCGATTACAACATCAAACCCCAATTTGGATACATCCGTACGAATCCATTGAAGCATATGATCACGAAATTCAAACTTTTGTCCATTTGTAAATTGAGTGCCAACATCTATCTCCTTCACATCAACACGTTTGGCATCCGAGATACAATATATTTGGGAAAAACATCGTGGTGCATCATATCTAATGCAAACAATATAACAAGTGGAAAATAAAAACATACAAACTCCGAAAATGCACTTCTTGAGGTATTCATACAGAATTCGGAAATATTTCATGACGCAACATAATTTTTTCAACAGCAAAATAAATAGGCGGAAAATGAAAACATACAAACTCCGGAAATGCACTTCTGGAGGAATTCATACAGAATTCAGAAACATTTCTGGACACAACGTAATTTTTTCAACTGCAAAACAAGATTAATGTAAATAATGAGAAATGAAATAAATATTCTTTACCTTAAATTCTAGTTTTTTTCCTCTCTTTTTGATGTGATAAAACCCAAGACTGGAGTTTTGGAGTAAAAAACTTGATTGAGAATGGAAATGTTTTTTGTAAGGGTTTTGAGAAAAAATTGTTATGGACTTAGATCGTGCAGATTGATGTTTTATTAAAAATCACGTTTGATATTTTCGAAAATATAAAGATTTTCAAATTTCCGCTCTACAATTCCGAAAATATACTTCAAAAAAAGTCATTGGATTgttaaattaaaaataaattgttatggtgaATCTAAAAATCATCTCCgaaacaaattttgaaaaaaatatggGATGAGTCACAATTCGGACGTGTTTCAGTGAGGCACATAGTGCATCCGGAGATACATTTCCATGTACCGGAATCCGAATTACATTAATAATAATAGTAATCCAAGGGAGTTCAGTTCATACGCCTGTTAAATCGAACACACAAAAATTAATACTTAAGTATGTTGACCCCCCCTTTTCTGAAAAATTATCACTAGTTGTTCCTCTTCATACTCTTTTGGTTAGTTTAGTCTTATTTTTTCTAATTGGGAGGAACCAACTGTGATCATTTTCATAACAGAGACAAAACCAGTAATTACCCCATTTTGGGGGACAAACATTAAATATACTGGATTACCATTGCACACCAAACACAACAATCATGCATGCCTTTATTTTATTCAGAGATCTAGATGTCAATTCGCTTAACATGAATGAAATCAGTTATTTGGCCTAGTAGCCATTGCCATATGCCATAGTAGATACTCACACACATTGATTAGGTCCAAGGTAGTAACATGATTAGCAAATAGATACTTAACAATAAATGAAAAGACAGCGGGCTAGGCTCCGCTCCTCGCTCGAGCCACCAGCTTTCTTAGATGTCATTCCTGCTGACTAATCTGAATCTAACACCGTTTTGCAAAAACATGTCAACGGCGTTTCTTCCCGGTAGTTGCCTCCCATGCCTGTAAGACATGATTCACAATTTCTTCCACCCCAACATTGTGCTTCACCTGCACATTGATGTCGAAATAAAGTAAACTTAAGAGAAGTGAAAAAATGACGGGCTATCGTCATTCGAAAAACAAGACAGGTCATTTAAATAATGTGGTTAGGATGATAGAAACTGAAAAtcagaaaagaaacaaaaaatCCCCGTGCTATTATGAGGTGCGTGATTTCATTGAATACTGCATAACTCACACAAATGTGTTATTATTTGCCTTAAAGATGTTACAAGGAAACACAACTCGCTCATAATACTTTGTTTCCTTCCATATTTTGAACCAGCTAAATAGTTATAGAGGCAAAAGTAAAACTTGAGTAAGAAAAATGCTTCATATAAACTTTGACGCACTTCTATAAATAAAATGAgataaacacacacacacattcaATGCCATATAGCCAAGTTTCAATTATAAATCCTATTCCTCACACCCTTGCCATTATAAATACTCATTCACACCCTTGCCGGTGGCTTATTTCCTATTCAGAAAACAATTCTATTTTAGTATTTTTGTTGGATATGTGCATATAAATAACTATATTTCTCGAAGTAGAATATATGAACTTTTGCATTTACTTTTGCCGAAGTAAATGCAAGAGTTTAGATGACTCAATAGTGTTAATATGGTGTTAACTTAGGAATTGGATTCCCTACAATGACATATCCTCCGTGTCAAGTGATCGATACCATCTCATCTTTTATTGAACCATTGATGTGCTTACTGTGTGACTGATAGATTTCCAGACTCTAGAGAATCCAAATTTTGCTGCATATATTCCCAGCCACAAAAGGTGCAAGAAACACTAGAAAAAGTTTTTAACTAACCTGAGCAAATACAAATGGCCCGCCGTCTCTCATCCTAAGAGCATCGCGCTGCATGACACCCAAGTCAGCCCCAATTGCTTGTGCAATATCAGTCTTGTTAATCACCTGGAATCAAGTCCAATTACTTGCATCGATCAATTTATGAGTGCCACAGACAATTATGCAGCATATAGCACTTACAAGGAGATCAGCTTGTGTGATTCCCGGACCACCTTTCCTCGGAATTTTATCGCCACCAGACACATCTATGATGTAAATAATATAGTCAGCCAGTTCCCTGCTGAAATTAGCAGCCAAGTTATCTGCACAAAAAACTCAAGTCAACATCCAAACTTTTTGGTATCAAACTCACATAAGGATAACAGCAGAGTCACTAAATCGTGGTTTTAGTTCCTGAAATTTTAGTCttttaaattaataaaatgtTATCTAAAACTGAAAATCATAGATCAAATTAGTCCATCCACAGTAATTTCAAGAACTAAACTGACAGATCCAAATATACTAACAATATGATCAAAGTTTTTCCAATTTCATACATCATTTTTGTCAAGCTTAAGTGAAGAACCCGCGATCGAATCCAGGCTAAAACAATTATAAGTCAAACTTTACTTACCTTCGGTCAGAGAAAAACAAAGACATCATCTTGGTAAATTTAAGGGGCAAAAACTTTGGATGATGCCAATAGTTTAAGGACTGAGTATGTGTTTGGTTCTGCGGTGAGGACaattgattttaagtgaattgATTCCGGCTAAAAGTGAGTTGAAGTTAAAGTGATTTATATTTGGATAAATTCTTTCAAAAATGAGTTGAACGGTGAGTAAATTTCAGTGTAAAAATCACGTTTAGATTTAAAAGCTACAAATACTAGCTTCAAGTAGAATCAATTCTAGAAAGCATAATCAATTCTACTCGGAAATAACCAAACATGTCATAATCAATTTTACACATCCATAATCAATTCTAGTTGCTCAAAACGTGAAACCAAACATACACTAAATTGACTATTCATTCAGTGGATAAGGGgccagtttgttttagctttagaaaaatggattttttctttgtatttttgaaaatggattctacaaaaatatttttcaaaatattacaagtttttttagatttattttttacaaattaaaagattgaattgttcattctataacataaatatacattattgaagatcaaaacatagtcaaaatcacaattttttcaaaaaattgtatcttaaaaatgatttttatgaaaagctatttgaaatagcttcaaaattaagtgattttttaaaaatttgatatccaaaaaaagtttccataaaatgataaaatacctaaaataacattttaaccataactattcaaaccaaattttcatttgaaacttttatgaaaaatttctttataaattttttttaaactAAAATATCTAACattataaaaatcatttaaaaaaaaaaccaaaacaaaCAATTATTCTAACTGAATTTGAAACACATGAAGCAACTAAAAACCCTAATGAAGTAATTACTACTAATAATAATACCTCCTCCAGATTCACAGAGAAGTAGATCAGCTTTATAAAGATTCGAAAGTTCCTCAAGCGGACCAAGATTAATACTAATATCCTCACGAATCGCAGCATGAGGACAACCACCGGTTTCAACAGCACGAATCCTTTCCTCCGGAAGTGCTTTGTGCTTCACCAAAAACTCACCGTCTTCTTTCGTAAAAATATCATTCGTGACAGCAGCGAGACTGTAACGATCCCTTAGGTTTTGACAAAGCGCTAACATCAAAGCGGTTTTGCCAGTACCGACGGGTCCACCAATGCCGACGGTGAAAGCTCTTTCATTGAAATCTCTGTTGATAAGAGGTTGAGCTCTTCTGCTGAAGAATCCAGGTGAGTAGATTGGTTCGTGAGAATGCGGTGCAAGACCGTCGTGGCTGTGGTAGACTTTCCCGTCGGCGCCTACGAATGAACCGTCGTGGTGACCGTGCTTGTGGTCATGGTGATGGTGGTCATGGTCATGTGTGTGCTCGCCTCCAGAAGCCATTGTTTGTATGTTACCAAACTAAGATTCTCTCAATTTTGAATGCTACTCTTATTTTCATTCATATTAAATAAAGACCTGCTAAATTTAacaaatattattttttttaaagttaTTATAAAATTTTGTTAAGTTCAAAGATAACCTCAAGTTTAACCTACATACAAGACTAAAAAAATATTAAACATAAATAAATTTGATTAAGTGGCAAGGGCATCTATGTAATAGGAAATTTTTTAAAATATCGAGGGTATTATAAATAAGACAAAGATAAGTTGAAATCAAATTTCATTCATCTTTCTCACTCGAAAGAGATGATAAGGGAATAATAGGTTACATTATGAGTTCTTCTTGATTGCATGCAATTTCATCCCACAATCATTAAGTAACTATGAAGATGTAGAATTATGCATGACCAAATCATTGAATTGGGATAAAACAATACGAGAGAGTTTGCCAAACAGGAGTGGTCGAATTTAAAGAAGAATAAGGATTGAACTCATCATGGACGATCAAGCTTGTGAACATTGAGACAACATCATCTTTACCGTCATTTTCGTTAACGAGGGTTTTCTTGTGATCCTTAATCTTAAATGGGTCATGGTTGTAAATTTTGATTTGCATGTCATAGATTAGAAATAAATGATGAAATTGGTTGTGTGAAATCGCATCTAAAAGATTTGAAATGTATGATAAAATTGATCGTGTAAAATTGCATGTTAAGGAGGAGTATTTGATGTATGTAACAATGATTGTACATGTTGGAACCCTAGAATCTTGATAGCTTAAATAATGATTGTATGTGATTAGATGTATGAGTACAACTGTAATTGATGTTGCAATTTATCTTAGATGATTTGGATTGATTTAGGATCGAATTGGTATGGTTGAGAATGTTTTGGGAGTGAAATTCTACAACATGTATTTATGACACCTTGTTGGTATTCATGACACCCTGTTCTGACATGTTGTTCAACAAAGTAtgatatttttattatattttgaATTGTGATTTACTCGAGAATCTATGAGGTATTTTTAAAATATGTTTATATGCATCCTCATTGACAATTCTCATTTCTCTCGTGTCTTTGTGAATAAGTTGACTTAGTAGTCTTCTAGATTACTTCCTTCAACTTCTTTCTTAGATATTTCTGCGTAGAATTGTTGTACAAGTGACGTACACAAAATATTTGTTAAGCATCCAACAAAAACTTTTCCATATAAGGCAATACACCTTTTAGGAAAAGATAATCAAGTTGTTAAAAATAGCATAAAGTTGAAGAAACATAAAATTCTAAGTAATTACAATCTTTTGTAAAGTATCATAAAGGCCGTCTACAACCTTTGTCTT from Lathyrus oleraceus cultivar Zhongwan6 chromosome 7, CAAS_Psat_ZW6_1.0, whole genome shotgun sequence encodes the following:
- the LOC127105327 gene encoding urease accessory protein G → MASGGEHTHDHDHHHHDHKHGHHDGSFVGADGKVYHSHDGLAPHSHEPIYSPGFFSRRAQPLINRDFNERAFTVGIGGPVGTGKTALMLALCQNLRDRYSLAAVTNDIFTKEDGEFLVKHKALPEERIRAVETGGCPHAAIREDISINLGPLEELSNLYKADLLLCESGGDNLAANFSRELADYIIYIIDVSGGDKIPRKGGPGITQADLLVINKTDIAQAIGADLGVMQRDALRMRDGGPFVFAQVKHNVGVEEIVNHVLQAWEATTGKKRR